The nucleotide sequence GTCCGGCTGACCTCCGTCACCGACGGCCTGGTGCCCCTGGTCGCCGCCAAGGTGGAGTACCTCAACCCTGGTGGCTCCGTGAAGGATCGGATCGCCGTCCGCATGGTGGACGCCGCCGAGGCCTCCGGCGCGCTCAAGCCCGGCGGCACCATCGTGGAGCCCACCTCGGGCAACACCGGGGTCGGCCTGGCGCTGGTCGCCCAGCGTCGCGGCTACCACTGCGTGTTCGTCTGCCCGGACAAGGTGGGCGAGGACAAGCAGAACGTGCTGCGGGCCTACGGCGCGGAGGTCGTGGTGTGCCCGACCGCGGTGCCCCCGGAGCACCCGGACAGCTACTACAGCGTCTCCGACCGACTGGTTCGGGAGATCGACGGCGCCTGGAAGCCGGACCAGTACTCCAACGAGATGGGTCCGCTGAGCCACTACGAGACCACCGGTCCGGAGATCTGGAACGACACCGACGGCAAGGTCACCCACTTCGTCACCGGAGTGGGCACCGGCGGCACCATCACCGGGACCGGTCGCTACCTCAAGGAGGTCTCCGGCGGAAAGGTCCGCGTGATCGGCGCGGACCCGGAGGGCTCGGTGTACTCCGGCGGCTCGGGTCGGCCGTACCTGGTGGAGGGCGTGGGGGAGGACTTCTGGCCCAGCGCCTACGACCCGTCCATCCCCGACGAGATCATCGCGGTCAGCGACGCCGACTCCTTCGAGATGACGCGGCGGCTGGCCCGCGAGGAG is from Rhodococcus sp. X156 and encodes:
- a CDS encoding cystathionine beta-synthase: MRIAEHIVDLVGNTPLVRLTSVTDGLVPLVAAKVEYLNPGGSVKDRIAVRMVDAAEASGALKPGGTIVEPTSGNTGVGLALVAQRRGYHCVFVCPDKVGEDKQNVLRAYGAEVVVCPTAVPPEHPDSYYSVSDRLVREIDGAWKPDQYSNEMGPLSHYETTGPEIWNDTDGKVTHFVTGVGTGGTITGTGRYLKEVSGGKVRVIGADPEGSVYSGGSGRPYLVEGVGEDFWPSAYDPSIPDEIIAVSDADSFEMTRRLAREEGLLVGGSCGMAVVAALRVAERAGPDDVIVVLLPDGGRGYMGKIFNDEWMSSYGFLRSPLDGHTVQTRVGDVLRAKSGAMPALVHTHPQETVRDAIEILREYGVSQMPVVGAEPPVMVGEVAGSVSERDLLDAVFAGRAHLADPVAKHMSPALPLIGAGEPVAEATAALTETDALMVIDDGKPVGVITRHDLLGFLSEKL